The sequence TGCGAGAGCCGGCTGCGGGACGACCCCGCCGCCTGGGCCAGCTGGCTCATGCGCAGTTGGCGGTCGGGGGCCTCGGAGAGCTGGACCAGGATCTCGTAGTACGCGTGCGGCATGCCCGCGTCGCGTTGCAGCTCGCGGTCGAGAGTGTCCATCAGCACCCGGGAGGCGGTCAGGTACGCGCGCCACGTGCGCTGCTCGTCGGGGTCCAACCAGCGGGTCATGACCGCCATCATACAACCGATGGTTGAATGTTCAACTAAA comes from Micromonospora vinacea and encodes:
- a CDS encoding MarR family winged helix-turn-helix transcriptional regulator, which encodes MAVMTRWLDPDEQRTWRAYLTASRVLMDTLDRELQRDAGMPHAYYEILVQLSEAPDRQLRMSQLAQAAGSSRSRLSHAVARLEAAGWVRREDCPTDRRGQIALLTDEGFATLAAAAPGHVEGVRRHLFDALSPAQVDQLRRISETLAEHLTGS